A stretch of the Leguminivora glycinivorella isolate SPB_JAAS2020 chromosome 2, LegGlyc_1.1, whole genome shotgun sequence genome encodes the following:
- the LOC125236515 gene encoding protein RUFY3-like isoform X5, which yields MRSLTAVHGHPLPELGVPSSINQGDGSGDDMAGAQDTIYLCNFRVSVDGEWLCLKELQDMEMQDSYIKPAEPGVITSPDDPMHSLMARDPVVIERSNLVNISKLIVKELIEQSLRYGRMLDSDHLPLHHFFIVLEHVMRHGLKPKKGLLGPKKELWDILQMVEKYSPEAADITASVRDLPTVKTAMGRARAWLRLALMQKRLADYMRLLLEHREDTLEEYFEPHALMLNDEAVIITGLLVGLNVVDCNLCVKEEDLDSQQGVIDFSLYLRGSNSSTDLTTTTNNANTEPKQRHINTMLDQKNYIEELNRHLNATVANLQAKVEGLTTTNALMKEDLAIAKNTMITLVEENNQLKHALGQDITKDSRMKVTELQSDEEEKRSVKSVTSDKSKNEKDSEVSRVLEEERKKNVELQRELDLQISLKAEMEVAMKLLEKDIHDKQDTIVSLRRQLDDIKLINLEMYKKLQECEMELTQKGEIVARLQDKAEQIGKILSNIEKYNHFLGPDHDLVKALRSPTTNEANLGEKLEKLKTDHLGQKSSKSKDEGPPNKKLNLQEIPPFRRTTSKDKTVAQIRE from the exons ATGCGTTCGTTGACCGCGGTCCACGGGCACCCCCTGCCTGAGCTGGGCGTTCCCTCCAGCATCAACCAGGGCGACGGGAGCGGAGACGACATGGCCGGAGCGCAGGACACCATCTACCTCTGCAACTTCCGCGTCTCGGTCGACGGAGAGTGGCTCTGTCTAAAAGAACTGCAAGACATGGAAATGCAGGATTCCTATATAAAGCCTGCTGAGCCCGGCGTTATCACCTCGCCCGACGATCCGATGCATTCTTTAATGG CACGTGACCCCGTAGTCATAGAGCGCAGCAATCTGGTGAATATCTCCAAGTTGATCGTTAAGGAGCTAATCGAACAATCGCTGCGATATGGACGGATGCTGGACAGCGACCATCTTCCGCTGCACCACTTCTTCATCGTCCTCGAACATGTCATGCGTCATGGACTTAAACCTAAAAAG GGTCTTCTTGGTCCTAAAAAGGAGCTGTGGGATATTCTTCAGATGGTTGAAAAATACTCGCCAGAAGCAGCCGATATtaccgccagtgtccgagatctTCCAACCGTCAA AACTGCAATGGGCCGTGCGCGCGCGTGGCTCAGGCTCGCGCTGATGCAGAAACGCCTCGCGGACTACATGCGACTCTTGCTGGAGCATCGAGAGGACACGCTGGAGGAGTACTTCGAGCCGCATGCTCTCATGCTAAACGATGAGGCTGTGATCATCACGGGACTGCTCGTCGGCCTCAACGTTGTCGACTGCAATCTGTGTGTCAAG GAGGAAGATCTGGACAGCCAGCAAGGCGTGATCGATTTCTCACTATACCTCCGAGGCAGCAACTCCTCCACCGACCTAACTACCACCACCAATAACGCCAACACGGAGCCGAAGCAGCGGCACATCAACACCATGTTAGATCAAAAGAACTACATTGAAGAACTCAATCGGCATCTCAA CGCAACGGTAGCTAATCTGCAGGCCAAAGTTGAAGGTCTGACTACAACGAACGCCTTAATGAAGGAAGACTTGGCGATCGCCAAAAACACAATGATCACCCTGGTCGAGGAGAATAATCAACTGAAACATGCATTGG GTCAAGACATCACTAAAGATAGTAGGATGAAAGTAACTGAGCTGCAGTCGGATGAAGAG GAAAAACGCAGTGTTAAGAGTGTCACATCTGATAAGAGTAAGAACGAAAAAGATAGTGAAGTAAGTCGAGTGCTCGAGGAAGAAAGGAAGAAAAATGTAGAGCTGCAAAGAGAACTGGATTTACAG aTTTCATTAAAAGCTGAGATGGAGGTAGCTATGAAATTATTAGAAAAAGACATTCATGATAAACAAGACACAATAGTATCTCTTCGACGACAACTTGATGACATTAAATTAATCAATTTGGAAATGTACAAAAAATTACAG GAGTGCGAGATGGAACTGACGCAGAAGGGCGAAATCGTGGCCAGGCTGCAAGACAAGGCCGAGCAAATCGGCAAAATACTCAGCAACATTGAGAAATATAACCACTTCCTAGGACCCGACCACGACCTGGTCAAAGCGCTCAGATCTCCCACTACTAACGAGGCCAATCTAGGCGAAAAGTTAGAGAAACTCAAAACTGATCACTTAGGTCAAAAGAGCTCGAAGTCCAAGGACGAAGGCCCGCCGAATAAAAAACTGAACCTCCAGGAAATACCACCGTTCAGACGAACTACTAGCAAAGATAAAACTGTTGCCCAAATAAGAGAGTAG
- the LOC125236515 gene encoding protein RUFY3-like isoform X4 gives MRSLTAVHGHPLPELGVPSSINQGDGSGDDMAGAQDTIYLCNFRVSVDGEWLCLKELQDMEMQDSYIKPAEPGVITSPDDPMHSLMARDPVVIERSNLVNISKLIVKELIEQSLRYGRMLDSDHLPLHHFFIVLEHVMRHGLKPKKHLQGLLGPKKELWDILQMVEKYSPEAADITASVRDLPTVKTAMGRARAWLRLALMQKRLADYMRLLLEHREDTLEEYFEPHALMLNDEAVIITGLLVGLNVVDCNLCVKEEDLDSQQGVIDFSLYLRGSNSSTDLTTTTNNANTEPKQRHINTMLDQKNYIEELNRHLNATVANLQAKVEGLTTTNALMKEDLAIAKNTMITLVEENNQLKHALGQDITKDSRMKVTELQSDEEEKRSVKSVTSDKSKNEKDSEVSRVLEEERKKNVELQRELDLQISLKAEMEVAMKLLEKDIHDKQDTIVSLRRQLDDIKLINLEMYKKLQECEMELTQKGEIVARLQDKAEQIGKILSNIEKYNHFLGPDHDLVKALRSPTTNEANLGEKLEKLKTDHLGQKSSKSKDEGPPNKKLNLQEIPPFRRTTSKDKTVAQIRE, from the exons ATGCGTTCGTTGACCGCGGTCCACGGGCACCCCCTGCCTGAGCTGGGCGTTCCCTCCAGCATCAACCAGGGCGACGGGAGCGGAGACGACATGGCCGGAGCGCAGGACACCATCTACCTCTGCAACTTCCGCGTCTCGGTCGACGGAGAGTGGCTCTGTCTAAAAGAACTGCAAGACATGGAAATGCAGGATTCCTATATAAAGCCTGCTGAGCCCGGCGTTATCACCTCGCCCGACGATCCGATGCATTCTTTAATGG CACGTGACCCCGTAGTCATAGAGCGCAGCAATCTGGTGAATATCTCCAAGTTGATCGTTAAGGAGCTAATCGAACAATCGCTGCGATATGGACGGATGCTGGACAGCGACCATCTTCCGCTGCACCACTTCTTCATCGTCCTCGAACATGTCATGCGTCATGGACTTAAACCTAAAAAG CATTTGCAGGGTCTTCTTGGTCCTAAAAAGGAGCTGTGGGATATTCTTCAGATGGTTGAAAAATACTCGCCAGAAGCAGCCGATATtaccgccagtgtccgagatctTCCAACCGTCAA AACTGCAATGGGCCGTGCGCGCGCGTGGCTCAGGCTCGCGCTGATGCAGAAACGCCTCGCGGACTACATGCGACTCTTGCTGGAGCATCGAGAGGACACGCTGGAGGAGTACTTCGAGCCGCATGCTCTCATGCTAAACGATGAGGCTGTGATCATCACGGGACTGCTCGTCGGCCTCAACGTTGTCGACTGCAATCTGTGTGTCAAG GAGGAAGATCTGGACAGCCAGCAAGGCGTGATCGATTTCTCACTATACCTCCGAGGCAGCAACTCCTCCACCGACCTAACTACCACCACCAATAACGCCAACACGGAGCCGAAGCAGCGGCACATCAACACCATGTTAGATCAAAAGAACTACATTGAAGAACTCAATCGGCATCTCAA CGCAACGGTAGCTAATCTGCAGGCCAAAGTTGAAGGTCTGACTACAACGAACGCCTTAATGAAGGAAGACTTGGCGATCGCCAAAAACACAATGATCACCCTGGTCGAGGAGAATAATCAACTGAAACATGCATTGG GTCAAGACATCACTAAAGATAGTAGGATGAAAGTAACTGAGCTGCAGTCGGATGAAGAG GAAAAACGCAGTGTTAAGAGTGTCACATCTGATAAGAGTAAGAACGAAAAAGATAGTGAAGTAAGTCGAGTGCTCGAGGAAGAAAGGAAGAAAAATGTAGAGCTGCAAAGAGAACTGGATTTACAG aTTTCATTAAAAGCTGAGATGGAGGTAGCTATGAAATTATTAGAAAAAGACATTCATGATAAACAAGACACAATAGTATCTCTTCGACGACAACTTGATGACATTAAATTAATCAATTTGGAAATGTACAAAAAATTACAG GAGTGCGAGATGGAACTGACGCAGAAGGGCGAAATCGTGGCCAGGCTGCAAGACAAGGCCGAGCAAATCGGCAAAATACTCAGCAACATTGAGAAATATAACCACTTCCTAGGACCCGACCACGACCTGGTCAAAGCGCTCAGATCTCCCACTACTAACGAGGCCAATCTAGGCGAAAAGTTAGAGAAACTCAAAACTGATCACTTAGGTCAAAAGAGCTCGAAGTCCAAGGACGAAGGCCCGCCGAATAAAAAACTGAACCTCCAGGAAATACCACCGTTCAGACGAACTACTAGCAAAGATAAAACTGTTGCCCAAATAAGAGAGTAG
- the LOC125236515 gene encoding RUN and FYVE domain-containing protein 2-like isoform X1: MRSLTAVHGHPLPELGVPSSINQGDGSGDDMAGAQDTIYLCNFRVSVDGEWLCLKELQDMEMQDSYIKPAEPGVITSPDDPMHSLMARDPVVIERSNLVNISKLIVKELIEQSLRYGRMLDSDHLPLHHFFIVLEHVMRHGLKPKKHLQGLLGPKKELWDILQMVEKYSPEAADITASVRDLPTVKTAMGRARAWLRLALMQKRLADYMRLLLEHREDTLEEYFEPHALMLNDEAVIITGLLVGLNVVDCNLCVKEEDLDSQQGVIDFSLYLRGSNSSTDLTTTTNNANTEPKQRHINTMLDQKNYIEELNRHLNATVANLQAKVEGLTTTNALMKEDLAIAKNTMITLVEENNQLKHALGQDITKDSRMKVTELQSDEEEKRSVKSVTSDKSKNEKDSEVSRVLEEERKKNVELQRELDLQISLKAEMEVAMKLLEKDIHDKQDTIVSLRRQLDDIKLINLEMYKKLQECESSLKHKTELIAKLEAKTESMGSTIHQLDEKLKEDKAVRTSLEESARSLGQKTAAAETRAVTAEGDLRIEREWRTSLQESMIRDRDKISMLTQEVESLKSIGQKYLALQEEQHLLKTQYSEAQKTLEEVGATLSENKLQLAELLEKEALTASTDDTPNWTSDKDATVCTACAKEFTIARRKHHCRRCGHIFCSACSDKSVALVGNTKPVRVCDACYAEVRLT; this comes from the exons ATGCGTTCGTTGACCGCGGTCCACGGGCACCCCCTGCCTGAGCTGGGCGTTCCCTCCAGCATCAACCAGGGCGACGGGAGCGGAGACGACATGGCCGGAGCGCAGGACACCATCTACCTCTGCAACTTCCGCGTCTCGGTCGACGGAGAGTGGCTCTGTCTAAAAGAACTGCAAGACATGGAAATGCAGGATTCCTATATAAAGCCTGCTGAGCCCGGCGTTATCACCTCGCCCGACGATCCGATGCATTCTTTAATGG CACGTGACCCCGTAGTCATAGAGCGCAGCAATCTGGTGAATATCTCCAAGTTGATCGTTAAGGAGCTAATCGAACAATCGCTGCGATATGGACGGATGCTGGACAGCGACCATCTTCCGCTGCACCACTTCTTCATCGTCCTCGAACATGTCATGCGTCATGGACTTAAACCTAAAAAG CATTTGCAGGGTCTTCTTGGTCCTAAAAAGGAGCTGTGGGATATTCTTCAGATGGTTGAAAAATACTCGCCAGAAGCAGCCGATATtaccgccagtgtccgagatctTCCAACCGTCAA AACTGCAATGGGCCGTGCGCGCGCGTGGCTCAGGCTCGCGCTGATGCAGAAACGCCTCGCGGACTACATGCGACTCTTGCTGGAGCATCGAGAGGACACGCTGGAGGAGTACTTCGAGCCGCATGCTCTCATGCTAAACGATGAGGCTGTGATCATCACGGGACTGCTCGTCGGCCTCAACGTTGTCGACTGCAATCTGTGTGTCAAG GAGGAAGATCTGGACAGCCAGCAAGGCGTGATCGATTTCTCACTATACCTCCGAGGCAGCAACTCCTCCACCGACCTAACTACCACCACCAATAACGCCAACACGGAGCCGAAGCAGCGGCACATCAACACCATGTTAGATCAAAAGAACTACATTGAAGAACTCAATCGGCATCTCAA CGCAACGGTAGCTAATCTGCAGGCCAAAGTTGAAGGTCTGACTACAACGAACGCCTTAATGAAGGAAGACTTGGCGATCGCCAAAAACACAATGATCACCCTGGTCGAGGAGAATAATCAACTGAAACATGCATTGG GTCAAGACATCACTAAAGATAGTAGGATGAAAGTAACTGAGCTGCAGTCGGATGAAGAG GAAAAACGCAGTGTTAAGAGTGTCACATCTGATAAGAGTAAGAACGAAAAAGATAGTGAAGTAAGTCGAGTGCTCGAGGAAGAAAGGAAGAAAAATGTAGAGCTGCAAAGAGAACTGGATTTACAG aTTTCATTAAAAGCTGAGATGGAGGTAGCTATGAAATTATTAGAAAAAGACATTCATGATAAACAAGACACAATAGTATCTCTTCGACGACAACTTGATGACATTAAATTAATCAATTTGGAAATGTACAAAAAATTACAG GAATGTGAAAGTTCCTTGAAACATAAAACAGAGCTAATAGCCAAATTGGAAGCAAAGACTGAATCAATGGGCAGCACGATACATCAGCTTGATGAGAA GTTAAAGGAAGACAAGGCTGTTAGGACGAGTTTGGAAGAGAGCGCGCGGTCGCTGGGGCAGAAGACTGCGGCCGCGGAGACGAGAGCGGTCACCGCCGAAGGAGATCTCAGGATAGAACGCGAGTGGAGGACTTCGCTACAG gaaTCTATGATACGTGACCGAGACAAAATATCAATGTTGACACAAGAAGTAGAATCTCTCAAATCTATTGGACAG AAATATCTAGCACTACAAGAAGAACAGCACCTCCTTAAAACCCAATACAGCGAAGCTCAGAAAACTCTAGAAGAAGTGGGTGCGACGTTAAGCGAGAACAAGTTACAGCTAGCCGAGTTGTTAGAGAAGGAAGCCTTGACTGCCTCGACCGATGACACGCCCAACTGGACCAGCGATAAAGACGCCACGGTCTGCACGGCGTGCGCCAAAGAGTTCACGATAGCGAGGCGGAAA
- the LOC125236515 gene encoding RUN and FYVE domain-containing protein 2-like isoform X2, with product MRSLTAVHGHPLPELGVPSSINQGDGSGDDMAGAQDTIYLCNFRVSVDGEWLCLKELQDMEMQDSYIKPAEPGVITSPDDPMHSLMARDPVVIERSNLVNISKLIVKELIEQSLRYGRMLDSDHLPLHHFFIVLEHVMRHGLKPKKGLLGPKKELWDILQMVEKYSPEAADITASVRDLPTVKTAMGRARAWLRLALMQKRLADYMRLLLEHREDTLEEYFEPHALMLNDEAVIITGLLVGLNVVDCNLCVKEEDLDSQQGVIDFSLYLRGSNSSTDLTTTTNNANTEPKQRHINTMLDQKNYIEELNRHLNATVANLQAKVEGLTTTNALMKEDLAIAKNTMITLVEENNQLKHALGQDITKDSRMKVTELQSDEEEKRSVKSVTSDKSKNEKDSEVSRVLEEERKKNVELQRELDLQISLKAEMEVAMKLLEKDIHDKQDTIVSLRRQLDDIKLINLEMYKKLQECESSLKHKTELIAKLEAKTESMGSTIHQLDEKLKEDKAVRTSLEESARSLGQKTAAAETRAVTAEGDLRIEREWRTSLQESMIRDRDKISMLTQEVESLKSIGQKYLALQEEQHLLKTQYSEAQKTLEEVGATLSENKLQLAELLEKEALTASTDDTPNWTSDKDATVCTACAKEFTIARRKHHCRRCGHIFCSACSDKSVALVGNTKPVRVCDACYAEVRLT from the exons ATGCGTTCGTTGACCGCGGTCCACGGGCACCCCCTGCCTGAGCTGGGCGTTCCCTCCAGCATCAACCAGGGCGACGGGAGCGGAGACGACATGGCCGGAGCGCAGGACACCATCTACCTCTGCAACTTCCGCGTCTCGGTCGACGGAGAGTGGCTCTGTCTAAAAGAACTGCAAGACATGGAAATGCAGGATTCCTATATAAAGCCTGCTGAGCCCGGCGTTATCACCTCGCCCGACGATCCGATGCATTCTTTAATGG CACGTGACCCCGTAGTCATAGAGCGCAGCAATCTGGTGAATATCTCCAAGTTGATCGTTAAGGAGCTAATCGAACAATCGCTGCGATATGGACGGATGCTGGACAGCGACCATCTTCCGCTGCACCACTTCTTCATCGTCCTCGAACATGTCATGCGTCATGGACTTAAACCTAAAAAG GGTCTTCTTGGTCCTAAAAAGGAGCTGTGGGATATTCTTCAGATGGTTGAAAAATACTCGCCAGAAGCAGCCGATATtaccgccagtgtccgagatctTCCAACCGTCAA AACTGCAATGGGCCGTGCGCGCGCGTGGCTCAGGCTCGCGCTGATGCAGAAACGCCTCGCGGACTACATGCGACTCTTGCTGGAGCATCGAGAGGACACGCTGGAGGAGTACTTCGAGCCGCATGCTCTCATGCTAAACGATGAGGCTGTGATCATCACGGGACTGCTCGTCGGCCTCAACGTTGTCGACTGCAATCTGTGTGTCAAG GAGGAAGATCTGGACAGCCAGCAAGGCGTGATCGATTTCTCACTATACCTCCGAGGCAGCAACTCCTCCACCGACCTAACTACCACCACCAATAACGCCAACACGGAGCCGAAGCAGCGGCACATCAACACCATGTTAGATCAAAAGAACTACATTGAAGAACTCAATCGGCATCTCAA CGCAACGGTAGCTAATCTGCAGGCCAAAGTTGAAGGTCTGACTACAACGAACGCCTTAATGAAGGAAGACTTGGCGATCGCCAAAAACACAATGATCACCCTGGTCGAGGAGAATAATCAACTGAAACATGCATTGG GTCAAGACATCACTAAAGATAGTAGGATGAAAGTAACTGAGCTGCAGTCGGATGAAGAG GAAAAACGCAGTGTTAAGAGTGTCACATCTGATAAGAGTAAGAACGAAAAAGATAGTGAAGTAAGTCGAGTGCTCGAGGAAGAAAGGAAGAAAAATGTAGAGCTGCAAAGAGAACTGGATTTACAG aTTTCATTAAAAGCTGAGATGGAGGTAGCTATGAAATTATTAGAAAAAGACATTCATGATAAACAAGACACAATAGTATCTCTTCGACGACAACTTGATGACATTAAATTAATCAATTTGGAAATGTACAAAAAATTACAG GAATGTGAAAGTTCCTTGAAACATAAAACAGAGCTAATAGCCAAATTGGAAGCAAAGACTGAATCAATGGGCAGCACGATACATCAGCTTGATGAGAA GTTAAAGGAAGACAAGGCTGTTAGGACGAGTTTGGAAGAGAGCGCGCGGTCGCTGGGGCAGAAGACTGCGGCCGCGGAGACGAGAGCGGTCACCGCCGAAGGAGATCTCAGGATAGAACGCGAGTGGAGGACTTCGCTACAG gaaTCTATGATACGTGACCGAGACAAAATATCAATGTTGACACAAGAAGTAGAATCTCTCAAATCTATTGGACAG AAATATCTAGCACTACAAGAAGAACAGCACCTCCTTAAAACCCAATACAGCGAAGCTCAGAAAACTCTAGAAGAAGTGGGTGCGACGTTAAGCGAGAACAAGTTACAGCTAGCCGAGTTGTTAGAGAAGGAAGCCTTGACTGCCTCGACCGATGACACGCCCAACTGGACCAGCGATAAAGACGCCACGGTCTGCACGGCGTGCGCCAAAGAGTTCACGATAGCGAGGCGGAAA